A window of the Williamwhitmania taraxaci genome harbors these coding sequences:
- the hemW gene encoding radical SAM family heme chaperone HemW, with protein sequence MAGIYIHIPFCRHKCLYCDFYSVASLARRLELVDAIVAEIGYRHGYLDDSSIQTIYFGGGTPSTLSSEELGRILDKLNQQFEVSPAVEITLEANPEDLTPEYLKELRVLGINRLSIGIQSFNDEHLIYFGRKHTAIAAIQAIENARNAGFLNISADLIYGFPGLTSEQWKRNIATMVSLGIEHISAYQLMVEQGSVFYKRQQKGTFKPIDDDESAENYQYLTNALSGNGYEHYELSNFCKPGFHSRHNSSYWFGERYLGLGPSAHSFNGISRQWNVSSIEKYCRAVVTGDKWFEEEFLTEKDRYNELILTRLRTKRGLLNEEMALVATIQQSWFEKQAKEMESKGLLKRMEFGWIISEEKWLISDGIISELME encoded by the coding sequence ATGGCCGGCATATACATACACATCCCCTTTTGTAGGCATAAATGCCTCTATTGCGACTTTTATTCAGTGGCATCGCTTGCAAGGCGCTTGGAGTTGGTTGATGCCATTGTGGCCGAAATCGGTTATCGCCACGGATACCTAGATGATTCATCCATTCAAACCATCTATTTTGGTGGAGGAACTCCATCTACCCTATCCAGCGAAGAACTTGGTCGAATACTTGATAAGTTAAATCAGCAGTTTGAGGTCAGCCCAGCAGTAGAAATAACGCTTGAGGCGAACCCTGAAGATCTTACCCCGGAATATTTAAAAGAGTTAAGGGTGTTAGGGATAAACCGATTGAGTATAGGTATACAATCTTTTAATGATGAGCATTTAATCTATTTTGGAAGAAAGCATACAGCGATTGCTGCCATACAAGCGATTGAAAATGCTCGAAATGCCGGCTTTTTGAATATTTCGGCCGATCTCATTTATGGTTTTCCGGGATTGACGAGCGAGCAATGGAAACGAAACATTGCGACAATGGTAAGTCTTGGTATTGAGCATATATCAGCGTATCAGCTGATGGTGGAGCAAGGTTCTGTATTCTATAAGCGGCAGCAAAAGGGCACGTTTAAACCAATTGATGATGATGAGAGTGCCGAGAATTATCAATATTTAACCAATGCGTTAAGTGGTAACGGTTATGAACACTATGAACTGTCCAATTTTTGCAAACCTGGTTTCCACTCCCGACACAATTCGTCCTATTGGTTTGGAGAAAGATATCTTGGACTTGGGCCATCGGCCCATTCGTTTAATGGGATAAGCCGCCAGTGGAACGTTTCAAGTATAGAGAAATATTGTCGAGCAGTTGTAACCGGTGATAAGTGGTTCGAGGAGGAGTTTCTTACGGAGAAGGATCGTTACAACGAGTTAATTCTTACCCGGCTACGCACCAAACGGGGGCTTCTTAACGAAGAGATGGCTCTTGTGGCTACAATACAGCAAAGCTGGTTTGAAAAGCAAGCCAAGGAAATGGAGAGTAAGGGATTACTCAAGAGGATGGAATTTGGTTGGATAATTTCCGAAGAGAAATGGCTGATTTCGGATGGTATTATATCTGAATTAATGGAATAA
- a CDS encoding VanZ family protein: protein MFKYFWKTYLWGTFILIICGIPGDELDRFKIVIIPYLDKMVHLVLYFIFATFLFSGFTHYYASHHKKARTFIYGSAIALGYGILIELLQFSVFSHRSFEILDIASNIIGIVAALASYPAIHRLTEETL from the coding sequence ATGTTCAAATACTTCTGGAAAACCTACCTGTGGGGAACATTTATTCTAATTATTTGCGGCATACCCGGAGATGAGTTGGATCGTTTTAAGATTGTTATTATTCCCTATCTCGATAAGATGGTACACCTTGTGCTTTACTTCATCTTCGCAACTTTTTTGTTCTCGGGGTTTACCCATTACTATGCAAGCCACCACAAAAAGGCCAGAACCTTTATTTACGGTTCTGCCATTGCCCTGGGATACGGAATTCTAATCGAACTCTTGCAGTTTTCCGTCTTTTCGCATCGCTCATTCGAAATTCTTGATATTGCAAGTAATATTATTGGAATAGTTGCGGCACTAGCAAGTTATCCGGCCATACACCGACTCACCGAAGAAACGTTGTAA
- the rpiB gene encoding ribose 5-phosphate isomerase B, with amino-acid sequence MKPCKLGMACDHAGYEMKEALSKYLQEKGYSVSDFGTNSSESVDYPDFAHPLASAVESKTVDYGISICGSGNGINMTMNKHQGVRAALCWTGEIAVLARLHNNANACSLPARFISLDTAKEIVDMFLSTEFEGGRHQKRIDKIAVR; translated from the coding sequence TAAACTTGGAATGGCTTGCGATCACGCTGGCTACGAGATGAAAGAGGCATTAAGTAAATACCTTCAGGAAAAGGGATATTCGGTAAGTGATTTTGGAACCAACTCCAGCGAGAGTGTAGATTATCCTGATTTTGCCCATCCATTGGCATCGGCAGTGGAGAGCAAAACCGTAGATTACGGAATTTCGATTTGTGGAAGTGGGAATGGCATTAATATGACCATGAACAAACATCAAGGCGTGAGGGCCGCACTTTGCTGGACTGGCGAGATTGCAGTATTAGCGAGGTTGCATAACAATGCGAATGCGTGTTCTTTGCCTGCACGGTTTATATCTCTTGATACCGCAAAGGAAATAGTGGACATGTTCCTTTCTACCGAATTTGAGGGCGGACGCCACCAGAAACGGATAGATAAAATAGCGGTAAGATAG